From the Leucobacter denitrificans genome, one window contains:
- a CDS encoding VOC family protein has translation MSHVPEHHSINYVEITVTDLERAKQFYTNAFNWVFKDYGPTYAAILGPSGFDEVGGLLVAEKPRPTGGPFVLLYSANLDASAAAIVAAGGEVTEGPYEFPGGRRLHFTDPSGNELGVWAEH, from the coding sequence ATGAGTCACGTACCTGAGCACCATTCCATCAACTACGTCGAGATAACGGTCACCGACCTTGAGCGCGCAAAGCAGTTCTACACGAACGCGTTCAACTGGGTCTTCAAGGATTACGGCCCCACATATGCCGCAATTCTTGGACCGAGCGGATTCGATGAGGTCGGCGGGTTACTGGTCGCCGAGAAACCACGGCCGACCGGCGGCCCGTTCGTGCTGCTGTACTCGGCGAACCTCGACGCGTCAGCCGCCGCGATCGTTGCGGCAGGTGGCGAGGTTACAGAGGGGCCATACGAGTTCCCGGGAGGGCGCAGGCTCCACTTCACTGACCCCTCAGGCAACGAGCTCGGGGTGTGGGCTGAGCACTAG
- a CDS encoding YaeQ family protein — protein MTIGATIHTFEVELSDVDREVYEQLSLRVARHPSETDAYMVTRVLAYLLEYEEGIAFGAGGVSSTDEPALLVRDLTGQITKWIEVGAPDAARLHHGSKLAGSAAVYTHRDVDQLLGSWAGKTIHRAEGIAVRAFDRRFIDAAADSLERRNTLTCSATEGQLYLVLNGATLETTIDERRLG, from the coding sequence ATGACGATAGGTGCGACGATCCACACATTCGAGGTTGAACTTTCAGATGTGGATCGCGAGGTCTACGAGCAACTTTCGCTACGTGTCGCCCGGCACCCCTCAGAAACCGACGCCTATATGGTGACCCGTGTGCTCGCTTACCTGCTCGAATACGAGGAGGGCATCGCGTTCGGTGCCGGGGGAGTCTCGTCAACTGATGAACCAGCGCTGCTCGTGCGCGATCTTACCGGGCAGATCACAAAGTGGATCGAAGTGGGTGCACCCGACGCCGCGCGGCTGCACCACGGCTCGAAGCTCGCTGGCTCCGCTGCTGTGTACACACACCGTGACGTCGATCAGCTACTCGGGTCGTGGGCGGGGAAGACGATCCACCGAGCGGAGGGCATCGCCGTGCGAGCATTCGACCGAAGGTTCATCGATGCGGCCGCGGATTCGCTTGAGCGGCGCAACACACTCACCTGCTCAGCCACAGAGGGGCAGTTGTACCTTGTGCTCAACGGCGCCACACTCGAAACCACGATTGACGAGCGCCGCCTCGGGTAA
- a CDS encoding nitroreductase family protein: MEFLDALFGRRTTNGPFLPDKVSEDHQQLLIKAAASAPSQFNSQPWRFVVIEDRDTIDTIARVSGESMTAVISEGSFFKRYRHHFRFSAEEMAEHRSGMYFDKLPAALRPFTKAVFTPAGVTAMRALRVPQTLGEENRKLVAGSPLIFGVMLDRAERNAHPLADFYCQFSLGAAMENIWLTTVELGMGIQFISFPMEMPSQWKRLTELLEVPDDLELMALYRLGYVPEQPSRPVIDWSSRERKPPSQFVFRERCTVPQEGWDEA; the protein is encoded by the coding sequence GTGGAATTTCTCGACGCACTGTTCGGCCGTCGCACAACGAACGGACCGTTCTTGCCCGACAAGGTGTCGGAGGATCACCAGCAGTTACTCATCAAGGCGGCGGCCTCGGCGCCGTCGCAGTTCAACAGTCAGCCGTGGCGGTTCGTGGTGATTGAGGATCGCGACACGATCGACACCATCGCGCGCGTGAGCGGCGAGTCGATGACCGCAGTGATCTCTGAGGGCTCGTTCTTCAAGCGCTACCGGCACCACTTCAGGTTTAGCGCAGAGGAGATGGCGGAGCACCGATCGGGCATGTACTTCGACAAGCTGCCCGCAGCTTTGCGCCCGTTCACCAAGGCGGTGTTCACCCCGGCCGGAGTGACCGCGATGCGGGCGCTTCGCGTGCCGCAGACGCTCGGCGAGGAGAACCGCAAGCTTGTCGCGGGGTCGCCGCTGATCTTCGGGGTGATGCTCGACCGTGCTGAGCGCAACGCGCACCCGCTCGCCGATTTCTACTGCCAGTTCAGTCTCGGCGCCGCGATGGAGAACATCTGGCTCACCACCGTCGAACTCGGCATGGGCATTCAGTTCATCTCGTTTCCGATGGAGATGCCCTCGCAGTGGAAACGACTGACCGAGCTGCTCGAGGTGCCCGACGACCTCGAACTCATGGCGCTGTATCGGCTCGGGTACGTGCCTGAGCAGCCGAGTCGCCCGGTCATCGACTGGTCGAGCCGCGAGCGCAAGCCGCCGTCGCAGTTCGTCTTCCGCGAGCGCTGCACGGTGCCGCAAGAAGGATGGGACGAGGCGTAG
- a CDS encoding type III polyketide synthase: MTARILSIGTAVPGPPFDQAAARDLFAAQPGIDRLAARLIHSAFDHSAIETRHAVIGGQGAGGGSGPGEPVLGGSAQSGSAQSGSELWHPAFVDDSGVIRTPTTGERNAIYRAEAPALFADAARSALSEAEFTPGEVSHVVTASCTGFFSPGPDFLLVRDLGLATTVPRTHIGFMGCSAAFPALRTASQICAADPSAVVLVVCAEICSIHLRSSTDTEQIVASAVFADGAAAAVVVGADHATPPASPSLQLGEFNTFITDEGEGDMDWTVGDQGFEMRLTANVPRIIGREIAGVAAQLPGIEFSDAWAVHPGGRSVLDRAQAGLGLRDDALDHSRAVLREYGNMSSATVLFILRRLLRDDSLRDGAQVAGLAFGPGLTVEAARFVRQAG, translated from the coding sequence ATGACCGCCCGCATACTCTCGATCGGCACCGCGGTGCCAGGCCCGCCGTTCGACCAGGCCGCGGCACGAGACCTCTTCGCCGCGCAACCCGGCATCGACCGGCTCGCCGCGCGGCTCATCCACTCGGCGTTCGACCATTCGGCGATCGAGACTCGGCACGCGGTCATTGGGGGCCAAGGCGCCGGTGGTGGATCGGGTCCCGGCGAGCCCGTGCTCGGTGGATCTGCACAGAGTGGATCCGCACAAAGTGGATCAGAGCTCTGGCACCCCGCCTTCGTCGACGACAGCGGGGTGATTCGCACACCCACGACCGGCGAGCGAAACGCGATCTACCGCGCTGAGGCGCCTGCGCTGTTTGCGGACGCGGCGCGATCCGCCCTCTCGGAGGCCGAGTTCACCCCGGGCGAGGTGTCCCACGTCGTGACCGCCTCGTGCACCGGGTTCTTCTCACCGGGCCCCGACTTTCTGCTCGTGCGCGACCTCGGGCTCGCGACCACGGTCCCACGCACGCACATTGGTTTCATGGGGTGCTCGGCGGCGTTCCCCGCCCTGCGCACTGCGTCGCAGATCTGTGCTGCCGACCCCTCGGCCGTCGTGCTCGTGGTGTGTGCTGAGATTTGCTCGATCCACCTGCGATCGTCGACCGACACCGAGCAGATCGTCGCCTCTGCGGTCTTCGCCGATGGTGCCGCCGCGGCCGTCGTCGTGGGTGCCGACCACGCAACCCCGCCCGCGAGCCCCTCGCTCCAACTCGGCGAATTCAACACCTTCATCACCGACGAGGGTGAGGGCGACATGGACTGGACCGTCGGCGACCAGGGATTCGAGATGCGCCTCACGGCAAATGTGCCGCGCATCATCGGGCGCGAGATCGCGGGCGTCGCGGCGCAACTGCCCGGAATTGAGTTCTCCGATGCGTGGGCCGTGCACCCGGGTGGGCGCAGCGTGCTCGACCGCGCGCAGGCCGGTCTCGGGTTGCGTGATGACGCTCTGGATCACTCGCGCGCCGTGCTGCGCGAGTACGGCAACATGTCGAGCGCGACCGTGCTGTTTATATTGCGTCGGCTGCTGCGCGACGACTCGCTGCGCGACGGCGCGCAGGTCGCGGGGCTCGCGTTCGGGCCCGGGCTGACGGTCGAGGCTGCGCGGTTCGTCAGGCAGGCGGGGTGA